The proteins below come from a single Drosophila suzukii chromosome X, CBGP_Dsuzu_IsoJpt1.0, whole genome shotgun sequence genomic window:
- the nonC gene encoding serine/threonine-protein kinase Smg1 yields the protein MSALAPPIPSMKNALQPDNYNGTGTEEEASSAFHAEIDRVLRNNNGNQGGSVNEGVSGSGSGSASGSGSVSASGSGGNEYMWLPSGNKTHEAAQAFANSLLLRNINHEMVKGQGSGPGQLVAQNHRKVYQCKADPVNMTSNGEDLRLSKIIRRLINETNPTVALELCAKLDQAVRTPINMGYMSCSFVWILENMLTLYKQCSPPVLEECSKTLGLIGFLNRKSYPLYEEFIVKNYRSSKRMQKYLIVALRTTLSCDTKCELHLYADKIMLLLKDFLESAESADSFTAVSNTLVQFSASYGDAFECHFTDVVDIVIGWQLETGQPKQLKAHCAQVLEQLTPYFSKQIDFSYGLLAQFVEDITTLEEDEPAATAERVGAFAGAFNTLLKCLARMQIFVGMPTCECIVQMAVDHLTKIMPHLELHSDTDALVNINELLCICLLNNFGGLDPSTLEQLLLWQLEQMLCLSESQRQSVLYLLLCTVRRLRARLPPSLVHLIFQSNPYLAELRRQTPGGNAYRLLLRTCQETLLIRNVPLLQQAYKYLVDDIDACLLQLLSTSPATEESERKASEAGVLLVFHLAALAALAKQTSSIIGMYACKPSILELLLTNCRADELALWSSYPAAHQAILGLLVVHCQANHNFRTNSSLLRDQELAAENTSPTANSFASILRFLDSVLQQAGQLAAQNLRILLQWTQMLLSECREKADLLMEQENFLGICHNIAATASKWTPLESAACIQTVLDYGPERLRNLPELLILYRDTALQQLQVLSTNGHGPYAQIYAQLPLHLTLTGGESPISGMTSRRVCVWQQRMSQCSAVRDTVFRDFFERLQKPEQDSLINSLRELFVRSCQVGPQDERHEKLAQCTKRCQRLATAWLQFEAARYCVDQRLRTTLGKPQETFLGFEAIIMRHARLLSGCAKEMERSALDTLSLEELLSMQGNLSLLLGFLDALEKLIYNAAEGSAFALRPPEKPVAAFFRLNNPTCQSWFNRIRIGVVIIAMHVQQPELVIRYAQQILHTQKAQDATYSQAIVYMAWAWVSCQEADSLRGLCLWARARSSKSYQWLLCAADQAAGKRESALAGYRSVLAEEEHQPELEPHTRQFVLAQMMQCMQDMGQWSQLVELKQQQLTRPEDRELNPFLQRSNVEVNALERLLARAEETYSSMDEFGGALQQLSLWPSNWEESGSVSALGGRASFSSVHVRQRTEDIVLAKLMEDRCVTDQARNLLDNQWRDSLLNPSFDQRACRELTLLRHIVQGVSSGQELTLLPLSAERCQSRSNPISSAILMRCLAWTQLLRQHCAPGSWETLCLDAAAAAREEGNLQLSDTLLTQFFGQPLDEIVGQFSQEEGVHAENPELLRGYSEVVKCLHLQQQQQQTQCCDLSSSIDVCASLCLNTQRSSHQPAMGADLLLTLSDWIAARTCNGLVTNHSPALIQLLDQLPECPLTCGSSQPLAIPQAERLVARLVHASLKQRPNCEEALIAYGNWCYRWGKKIVDSGCVLSQADVTALSQALDIAQPLDSEQLGELLQALSMEQPPANCVEVCPEAARARDDEAAKNCLRRLSLLADKPPEVLDAILLIWRRAIANTYDYYKDAARSYFQYLSLKAGSGPEKSSVDGAVQQRERFHVDDSNMVTTTLRLLRLIVKHASGLQEVLEQGLHTTPIAPWKVIIPQLFSRLNHHEPYVRKSVCDLLCRLAESRPQLVIFPAVVGANREQQDAAAPPANTPPTTEDACCYGYLLGELSKQAPEAVQHVQLMVKELRRVCLLWDEYWIHSLAHIYNTYVSRVSALATEFRADDHEGKNNRFNVWRPQLLADLEALAALTARPAETSYERSFRKRFDGPIRSTVEALRTRRYPEAWDKLKQLYHILQANMIRGTGSTLKMQSLSPVLCGIGRMRISMPGLDAHGPDEDQVYIESVEGSVCVLPTKTKPKKVAFYGSNGQRYTFLFKGMEDLHLDERIMQFLSISNAIMACRSDAPGNGCYRAHHYSVIPLGPQSGLISWVDGVTPLFALYKKWQQRQPQVTSKTGAGGGANATRRFTDLFYSKLTPLLAKHNLQVSDPRRQWPISALRQVLAELSQETPGDLLARELWCQAGNAAEWRLSVRRYARCMSVMSMIGYVIGLGDRHLDNVLINLGSGDIVHIDYNVCFEKGRTLRIPEKVPFRLTQNLVHALGITGIEGSFRLGCEYVLKVMRKERETLLTLLEAFVYDPLVDWTINDDAQALRRSLNAKHQQQAAGGGACGPGGGELKCHKKDKNKGKPHDWDAKRQHFLSKLGLLQKFWVNNKTDVMLQLQEMQQEVGNLQEALEKQLVAEQELVELNQRSALVAEIKSLGTAIESHSFNTASLRHAVRRGHSEALASLSAERMTDFGQVQCLLSTYGQCLQPYHLTELHSQLVQLQMESDGENAREFAALAEALQLSGFDSMRSQLDELLGRLDEVALQSSEHLQQYAAVMNFFPEQSHRQNLFVRFHDSFGSYIQHGGSGSNNSNSSSSSIICTADVLGVADALEAAWVRLSCQLHESSQRYAAKQSQALALGAPTSALLAMIGQSGCSLLLLKASLVRTLDRAGGAFAAYEQVALASQDEELLQHQLHFIHLVRSMCQGVLAMTEQEDLHLNQMESLLSALSHLKQIFEYDLPASIYRLLLLQPNLGQLSALCHLSAVSLGQLYLEATLEKDQQPDEFPAERRFLLTLQPAYEQFQLASNALASLVGGVKMMLEDVHDPQAQQLMELGLLTSCHLELDDECFFSLVSEALESSRSCDVREMARPVVALVRRLQAESLAGLLPLLARNFYTAVGPQCRPTANCGVLGDPAQADHLCEGLFVSLQSDGGLQQQQAEISLLNQQLELHTLAASAQYWAYSEALGAQLRCGNHIVNRPKLAAIIGESWQELDQNLGALQQLQSGLESQLSQLQTQRSNWNRNHIDNLLRTEQCHNQRMMAHISVVRQLADAARAVSCLEQHTGALGEEGQAHVEHLEQWLASHGQWQASSSRISAVEQAIVELLDPEGAIDLYWLENVHGLLEEHTCKVQREIAALEGEQQSKHRFICTLLKETLRLQENMPRFHVRSLCSEAQAQGQGKLVPTDVQLLCGHLRDCQRLVQALFMRLQELRKDLCAERRVLQPAVLQNWQQQLQIILAMANQEVDEFYKSMDDFLQHAGETDSYETFTHTKGGSNLHEQKRNAYGVSVWKKIRMKLEGRDPDGNQRSTVAEQVDYAIREATNLDNLAVLYEGWTPWV from the exons ATGTCTGCGCTAGCGCCGCCAATTCCCTCAATGAAGAACGCGCTCCAGCCGGACAACTACAATGGGACTGGGACCGAGGAGGAGGCGTCGTCCGCGTTCCACGCGGAGATTGATCGCGTTCTGCGGAACAACAATGGCAATCAAGGTGGCAGCGTCAACGAGGGCGTCAGcgggagtgggagtggcagCGCCAGTGGAAGCGGCAGTGTCTCTGCCTCCGGATCAGGAGGCAATGAGTACATGTGGTTGCCCAGCGGGAACAAGACGCACGAGGCTGCGCAGGCGTTTGCCAACTCATTGCTGCTGCGCAACATAAACCATGAGATGGTCAAGGGGCAGGGGTCGGGACCGGGGCAGTTGGTGGCCCAGAATCACCGGAAGGTTTACCAGTGCAAAG CTGATCCGGTCAACATGACGTCCAATGGCGAGGACCTGCGCCTGTCCAAGATCATCCGCAGGCTTATCAACGAGACCAATCCCACCGTGGCCCTAGAGCTCTGCGCCAAACTGGACCAGGCCGTGCGCACGCCCATCAACATGGGCTACATGTCGTGCTCCTTCGTGTGGATACTGGAAAACATGCTCACCCTGTACAAGCAGTGCTCGCCTCCGGTTCTGGAGGAGTGCAGCAAGACTTTGGGTCTGATTGGCTTCCTTAACCGTAAGTCGTATCCCCTGTACGAGGAGTTCATCGTGAAAAACTACAGGAGCAGCAAGCGGATGCAGAAGTACTTGATCGTGGCCCTGCGCACCACACTGAG CTGCGACACCAAGTGCGAGCTGCATCTGTACGCGGACAAGATTATGCTGTTGCTAAAGGATTTCCTGGAGAGTGCCGAGAGCGCCGACAGTTTCACCGCTGTCAGCAACACGCTGGTACAGTTCTCGGCCAGCTACGGGGACGCTTTCGAGTGCCATTTCACCGACGTGGTGGACATCGTCATCGGCTGGCAACTGGAGACGGGACAGCCCAAGCAGTTGAAAGCCCACTGTGCCCAGGTGCTGGAGCAGCTGACGCCGTACTTCAGCAAGCAGATTGACTTCAGCTACGGCCTGTTGGCCCAGTTCGTGGAGGACATTACCACGCTAGAGGAAGACGAGCCGGCAGCCACGGCAGAGCGTGTGGGCGCCTTCGCCGGCGCCTTCAACACGCTGCTCAAATGCCTGGCCCGCATGCAAATATTCGTGGGCATGCCAACCTGCGAGTGCATTGTCCAGATGGCCGTGGATCATCTAACCAAAATAATGCCCCATCTAGAGTTGCACTCGGATACGGATGCCTTGGTCAATATCAATGAGTTGCTCTGTATCTGTCTGCTAAACAATTTCGGTGGCCTAGATCCGAGTACTTTGGAGCAGCTCCTGCTTTGGCAGCTTGAGCAGATGCTTTGCCTGAGCGAGTCCCAGCGACAGAGTGTCCTGTATTTGCTGCTCTGCACCGTGAGGAGGTTGCGAGCCCGTCTGCCGCCCAGCCTGGTTCACTTGATCTTTCAGTCCAATCCTTATCTGGCGGAGCTCAGGCGCCAAACGCCGGGCGGCAATGCTTACCGGCTGCTACTGCGCACATGCCAGGAGACTCTGCTCATTCGGAATGTGCCCCTGCTGCAGCAGGCGTACAAATACCTCGTAGACGACATTGATGCCTGcctgctgcagctgctgtCGACTTCACCCGCAACGGAGGAGTCCGAGAGGAAAGCCAGCGAGGCCGGCGTGCTCCTCGTCTTCCATCTGGCCGCTCTGGCTGCCCTGGCCAAGCAGACCTCTTCGATCATCGGCATGTACGCATGTAAGCCATCGATTCTGGAGCTGCTTCTTACCAACTGCAGGGCCGACGAACTGGCGCTCTGGAGCAGTTACCCTGCCGCCCATCAAGCCATTCTGGGTCTGCTCGTAGTGCACTGTCAGGCGAATCACAACTTCCGCACCAATTCCAGTTTGCTTCGTGATCAGGAGCTGGCGGCGGAGAATACCTCGCCTACGGCAAACAGTTTCGCCAGCATCCTTCGCTTCCTGGACTCGGTTTTGCAACAGGCTGGCCAGCTGGCGGCCCAGAACCTGAGGATACTGCTACAGTGGACGCAGATGCTCTTGAGTGAGTGCCGCGAGAAAGCTGATCTGCTCATGGAACAAGAAAACTTTTTGGGAATTTGCCACAATATTGCGGCTACCGCCTCCAAATGGACGCCCTTGGAAAGTGCTGCATGTATCCAAACGGTCTTGGACTACGGGCCAGAAAGGCTTCGTAATCTGCCAGAGCTGCTGATCCTGTACCGCGATACGGCACTCCAACAGCTGCAGGTGCTGTCCACAAATGGCCATGGGCCCTATGCCCAAATCTACGCCCAGTTGCCACTGCATCTAACGCTCACCGGTGGTGAATCACCCATATCTGGAATGACCAGTAGACGTGTTTGCGTTTGGCAGCAGCGAATGAGTCAGTGCAGTGCGGTGCGCGACACCGTCTTCCGAGATTTCTTCGAGCGGTTGCAGAAACCAGAGCAGGATTCGCTGATCAACAGCCTGCGGGAGCTCTTCGTGCGCAGCTGCCAAGTGGGCCCGCAGGATGAGCGGCATGAGAAGCTGGCGCAGTGCACAAAACGCTGCCAGAGATTGGCCACCGCCTGGCTGCAGTTCGAGGCAGCCAGATACTGTGTGGATCAGCGACTCCGCACGACGCTGGGGAAGCCGCAGGAAACGTTCCTGGGATTTGAGGCCATCATCATGCGACACGCCAGACTGCTGAGTGGCTGTGCCAAGGAGATGGAGCGCTCAGCCCTGGACACCCTGTCGTTGGAGGAGCTCTTGAGCATGCAGGGAAATCTGAGTCTGCTGCTGGGCTTTCTTGATGCCTTGGAGAAGCTCATCTACAACGCCGCCGAGGGCAGCGCCTTTGCTCTGCGTCCGCCGGAGAAACCAGTGGCAGCCTTCTTCCGCTTGAATAATCCCACCTGTCAGTCCTGGTTTAATCGCATCCGCATTGGCGTGGTCATTATCGCCATGCATGTGCAGCAGCCGGAACTGGTTATACGTTATGCCCAG CAAATTCTGCATACCCAAAAGGCACAAGATGCCACTTATAGCCAGGCTATCGTTTATATGGCCTGGGCCTGGGTGAGCTGCCAGGAGGCGGACTCCCTGCGAGGTCTATGCCTGTGGGCTCGTGCAAGGAGCAGTAAGTCCTACCAGTGGCTATTGTGTGCGGCGGATCAGGCGGCCGGGAAACGAGAATCGGCACTTGCCGGCTATAGAAGTGTCCTGGCCGAGGAGGAGCATCAGCCCGAACTGGAGCCACACACGCGACAGTTTGTGCTGGCCCAGATGATGCAGTGCATGCAGGACATGGGCCAATGGTCGCAGCTGGTGGAACtgaagcagcagcaactcACGCGGCCCGAGGACCGAGAACTGAATCCCTTCCTGCAACGCAGCAATGTGGAGGTGAATGCTCTGGAACGGCTGCTGGCCAGGGCAGAGGAAACGTACTCCTCCATGGACGAATTCGGAGGAGCCCTGCAGCAGTTGAGCCTGTGGCCGAGTAACTGGGAGGAGTCTGGATCAGTGAGTGCCCTGGGCGGACGTGCCAGCTTTTCATCCGTCCATGTACGCCAACGTACGGAGGATATTGTACTAGCGAAGCTGATGGAAGACCGTTGCGTGACGGATCAGGCGAGGAATCTACTTGACAACCAATGGCGAGACAGCCTATTGAACCCCAGTTTCGATCAACGAGCTTGCAGAGAGCTGACACTGCTGCGACATATAGTGCAGGGTGTCAGTAGCGGTCAGGAGTTGACCCTGCTTCCGCTTTCCGCGGAGCGATGCCAAAGCCGCTCAAATCCCATCTCCAGTGCCATTTTGATGCGCTGCCTGGCGTGGACCCAGTTGCTCCGTCAGCATTGCGCGCCCGGCAGTTGGGAAACCCTCTGCTTGGACGCAGCTGCCGCAGCGCGAGAGGAGGGAAATCTTCAGCTTTCGGATACTCTGCTGACACAGTTCTTTGGTCAGCCGCTGGATGAGATAGTCGGACAGTTTTCACAGGAAGAAGGCGTGCATGCGGAGAATCCGGAGTTGCTTCGCGGTTACAGTGAGGTGGTGAAGTGCCTGCAtctccagcagcagcaacagcagacGCAGTGCTGCGATTTAAGCTCATCGATTGACGTGTGCGCTTCCCTCTGCCTGAATACTCAGAGGAGCAGCCACCAGCCGGCCATGGGTGCGGATCTACTGCTCACCCTCTCCGACTGGATAGCCGCCAGGACGTGCAATGGTTTGGTCACCAATCATTCGCCGGCTTTGATCCAACTGCTGGACCAGCTGCCCGAGTGTCCGCTTACCTGTGGCTCCAGCCAGCCGCTGGCCATTCCTCAAGCAGAGCGTCTGGTTGCCCGCCTTGTGCATGCCAGCCTAAAGCAGCGTCCCAACTGCGAAGAGGCACTGATTGCCTACGGCAACTGGTGCTATCGCTGGGGTAAGAAGATCGTCGACAGCGGCTGTGTGCTTAGTCAGGCAGATGTGACGGCCCTCAGCCAGGCACTGGACATTGCCCAGCCGTTGGACAGTGAGCAACTGGGTGAGCTTCTGCAGGCGTTGAGCATGGAACAGCCGCCGGCAAACTGTGTGGAGGTGTGTCCGGAGGCGGCGCGTGCCCGGGATGATGAGGCGGCCAAGAACTGTCTGCGTCGGCTGAGTTTGCTGGCGGATAAGCCGCCGGAGGTGCTGGATGCCATCTTGCTGATTTGGCGACGTGCTATAGCCAACACATATGACTACTACAAGGATGCGGCACGCTCGTACTTCCAGTACCTCAGCTTGAAGGCGGGTTCCGGACCGGAGAAGTCAAGCGTAGATGGAGCCGTACAGCAGCGGGAACGTTTCCATGTGGACGACAGCAACATGGTCACGACAACGCTGCGACTGCTCCGCTTGATTGTAAAGCATGCCAGCGGGCTGCAGGAAGTTTTAGAGCAGGGACTGCACACCACGCCCATCGCTCCCTGGAAGGTGATCATTCCGCAGCTATTCAGCCGTTTGAATCACCACGAACCGTATGTGAGGAAGAGCGTTTGCGACCTGCTCTGCCGCCTGGCCGAGAGTCGTCCCCAGCTAGTGATCTTCCCGGCAGTCGTGGGTGCCAACAGGGAGCAACAAGATGCAGCCGCGCCGCCGGCAAACACACCCCCGACAACAGAGGATGCCTGCTGCTATGGCTATTTGCTGGGAGAACTATCGAAACAGGCGCCGGAGGCAGTGCAGCATGTGCAGCTCATGGTGAAGGAGCTGCGCCGCGTATGTCTGCTGTGGGACGAGTACTGGATCCACTCGCTGGCCCACATCTACAACACGTACGTCAGTCGGGTGAGTGCGCTGGCCACGGAGTTCCGTGCGGACGATCATGAGGGCAAGAACAATCGCTTCAATGTCTGGCGGCCGCAATTGCTGGCGGATCTGGAGGCCCTGGCCGCGCTCACCGCTCGTCCGGCGGAGACTAGCTATGAGCGAAGTTTCCGAAAACGTTTCGACGGTCCCATACGTTCCACTGTGGAGGCATTGCGCACTCGTCGCTATCCGGAGGCGTGGGACAAGCTGAAGCAGCTCTACCACATCCTGCAGGCTAACATGATCAGGGGCACCGGCAGCACGCTCAAGATGCAGAGCCTCAGCCCGGTGCTGTGTGGCATTGGACGGATGCGAATCTCAATGCCCGGTCTGGATGCCCACGGGCCAGATGAGGATCAAGTCTACATTGAGAGCGTCGAGGGATCGGTGTGCGTGTTGCCTACCAAGACGAAACCCAAAAAGGTGGCCTTCTACGGCAGCAATGGCCAGCGCTACACCTTCCTGTTTAAGGGCATGGAGGATCTCCATCTGGACGAGCGCATTATGCAGTTCCTGTCCATATCGAATGCCATCATGGCCTGCAGGAGTGATGCGCCCGGCAATGGTTGCTATCGTGCCCACCACTACTCGGTGATCCCGCTGGGTCCGCAATCCGGACTGATTAGCTGGGTGGACGGAGTCACCCCGCTCTTCGCGCTCTACAAGAAGTGGCAGCAACGACAGCCGCAGGTCACGAGTAAAACTGGAGCCGGTGGTGGAGCCAATGCCACGCGACGTTTTACGGATTTGTTCTACAGCAAACTCACCCCACTACTGGCCAAGCACAATCTGCAGGTTAGCGATCCTCGCCGCCAGTGGCCCATCTCCGCCCTTCGCCAGGTGCTCGCCGAATTGTCCCAGGAAACGCCCGGAGATCTGCTCGCCCGGGAGCTGTGGTGCCAAGCGGGAAACGCCGCCGAGTGGCGACTATCGGTTCGTCGGTATGCCCGCTGCATGTCGGTCATGTCGATGATTGGCTATGTGATTGGACTGGGCGATCGGCATTTGGACAACGTGCTAATCAACCTGGGAAGCGGCGATATCGTGCACATCGACTACAACGTTTGCTTCGAGAAGGGACGCACACTGCGCATCCCCGAGAAGGTGCCCTTCCGTCTTACCCAGAATCTGGTGCACGCCCTGGGGATCACCGGAATCGAG GGCTCCTTCCGGTTGGGCTGTGAATACGTGCTGAAGGTGATGCGCAAGGAGCGCGAGACTCTGCTGACCCTGCTGGAGGCCTTCGTCTACGATCCTCTGGTGGACTGGACTATAAACGACGATGCCCAGGCCCTGCGTCGGTCCCTAAATGCCAAGCACCAGCAGCAGGcagcaggaggaggagcatGTGGTCCGGGTGGCGGAGAACTCAAGTGCCACAAGAAGGACAAGAACAAGGGAAAGCCACACGATTGGGATGCCAAGCGACAACACTTCCTGAGCAAACTGGGTCTTCTGCAAAAGTTCTGGGTCAACAACAA AACAGACGTGATGCTGCAGTTGCAGGAGATGCAGCAGGAGGTGGGCAACCTGCAGGAGGCACTGGAAAAACAGCTGGTGGCCGAGCAGGAGCTCGTGGAGCTCAACCAGCGCAGTGCTCTCGTTGCGGAGATCAAGTCGCTGGGCACGGCGATCGAAAGTCACAGCTTCAACACGGCCTCGCTGCGTCATGCAGTGCGCCGTGGTCACTCGGAGGCCCTGGCCTCGCTCAGTGCCGAGCGAATGACGGATTTTGGCCAGGTGCAGTGCCTCCTGAGCACCTACGGCCAGTGCCTGCAGCCGTATCACCTGACCGAACTGCACTCCCAGCTTGTCCAGCTACAAATGGAGTCGGATGGCGAGAATGCCAGGGAGTTTGCTGCTCTGGCGGAGGCTCTACAGCTATCTGGATTCGACAGCATGCGCAGCCAGCTGGATGAGCTACTGGGCCGGCTGGACGAGGTGGCGCTGCAGAGCTCGGAGCACCTGCAGCAGTATGCGGCGGTCATGAACTTTTTCCCGGAGCAGAGCCACCGCCAGAATCTGTTCGTTCGCTTCCACGACAGCTTTGGATCGTACATTCAGCACGGAGGCtccggcagcaacaacagcaactcGTCATCCAGTTCGATTATCTGCACGGCGGATGTCCTGGGCGTTGCGGATGCCTTGGAAGCCGCTTGGGTGCGGCTCAGTTGCCAATTGCATGAGTCCTCGCAGCGCTACGCCGCCAAGCAGTCACAGGCTCTGGCCCTGGGTGCACCTACTTCTGCTCTGCTGGCCATGATTGGCCAGAGTGGCTGcagcctgctgctgctgaaggCCAGCCTAGTTCGCACTTTGGATCGGGCTGGCGGAGCATTCGCCGCCTATGAGCAGGTGGCACTGGCTAGCCAGGATGAGGAACTGCTGCAGCACCAGCTGCACTTCATCCACCTGGTGCGCTCCATGTGCCAAGGCGTTCTGGCGATGACCGAGCAGGAGGATCTGCACTTAAACCAAATGGAGAGCCTTCTGTCGGCGCTGTCGCATCTGAAGCAGATCTTTGAGTACGACCTGCCAGCCAGCATATATCGCTTGCTCCTACTGCAACCCAATCTTGGCCAACTGAGTGCATTGTGCCATCTCAGTGCCGTCAGTCTGGGACAGCTGTATCTGGAGGCCACGCTGGAGAAGGATCAGCAGCCAGACGAGTTCCCAGCGGAGCGCAGATTTCTACTAACTCTGCAGCCCGCTTACGAACAGTTCCAGCTGGCCTCCAACGCGTTGGCTTCGCTGGTAGGAGGCGTAAAGATGATGCTCGAGGATGTCCACGATCCGCAGGCCCAGCAGTTAATG GAACTGGGTCTTCTTACGTCCTGCCACTTGGAGCTGGACGACGAGTGCTTTTTCAGCCTGGTCAGTGAGGCATTAGAATCCAGTCGAAGTTGTGATGTGCGCGAAATGGCACGCCCCGTTGTGGCGCTCGTCCGACGCCTTCAGGCGGAGAGTTTGGCGGGTCTGCTACCGCTCTTGGCGCGCAACTTCTACACCGCCGTCGGCCCGCAATGCCGACCCACGGCCAACTGTGGAGTGCTGGGGGATCCGGCCCAAGCGGATCACCTGTGCGAGGGTCTGTTCGTCTCCCTGCAATCGGACGGAGgcctgcagcagcagcaagcGGAAATATCGCTGCTCAACCAGCAACTTGAGCTGCACACCCTGGCCGCCTCCGCCCAGTACTGGGCCTATTCGGAAGCACTGGGCGCTCAGTTGCGCTGTGGCAACCACATCGTCAACCGCCCCAAATTGGCCGCCATCATTGGCGAAAGTTGGCAGGAGTTGGACCAAAATCTAGGGGCcctgcagcaattgcaaagcGGTCTGGAATCCCAACTGAGCCAACTGCAGACGCAGCGGAGTAACTGGAATCGCAATCACATAGACAACCTGTTGCGCACTGAGCAGTGCCACAACCAGCGCATGATGGCCCATATTTCGGTGGTGCGACAGCTGGCGGATGCAGCAAGAGCTGTGTCCTGCCTGGAACAGCATACCGGAGCTCTCGGCGAGGAGGGGCAGGCACATGTGGAGCATTTGGAGCAATGGCTCGCCTCCCATGGACAGTGGCAGGCGAGCAGCTCGAGGATAAGCGCCGTGGAGCAGGCTATCGTCGAACTATTGGACCCTGAAGGCGCCATCGATCTCTACTGGCTGGAGAATGTGCACGGGCTGCTGGAGGAGCACACCTGCAAAGTGCAGCGCGAGATTGCGGCACTGGAGGGCGAGCAGCAGAGCAAGCATCGTTTCATTTGCACCCTGCTCAAGGAGACTCTG CGCCTTCAGGAGAACATGCCGCGCTTCCATGTGCGCAGCCTGTGCTCCGAGGCCCAGGCGCAGGGCCAGGGTAAACTGGTGCCCACGGATGTGCAGCTGCTTTGTGGCCACCTGCGCGACTGCCAGCGCCTGGTGCAGGCCCTCTTTATGCGGCTGCAGGAGCTGCGCAAGGATCTCTGCGCGGAGCGGCGCGTTCTGCAGCCGGCTGTGCTGCAAAACTGGCAACAGCAGCTGCAGATCATCCTGGCGATGGCCAACCAGGAGGTCGACGAGTTCTACAAGAGCATGGACGACTTTCTGCAGCACGCAGGCGAAACCGACTCCTACGAAACCTTTACGCACACCAAAG GAGGCAGCAATCTGCATGAGCAGAAGCGCAATGCGTACGGCGTGTCCGTGTGGAAGAAGATCCGAATGAAGCTGGAGGGTCGGGACCCAGATGGCAATCAGCGCAGCACCGTCGCCGAGCAAGTGGACTATGCCATTCGCGAGGCCACCAATCTGGACAACCTGGCCGTCCTCTATGAGGGCTGGACGCCGTGGGTCTAA
- the mAChR-C gene encoding histamine H2 receptor — translation MSFSSTSSPAWDYRSSPAPLDLGVTILWENEQRNATATALSLQTTSLGPGHLLWLVINALLFALILGGNILTIVAVRTCRHLRSVISNLFILSLAVSDFCVGLALPYHLVFYMGSDIGAMRAPCLLRFFLLICACCVSMLTLISIAVDRYIAVVYALHYRRYMTRRVAYSIIISNWCLGAVVALIPVFWNRWPEAQACEFDEVLSPGYIAGVITPGFVIIWICMFLVYWRIMREASKQAQRLRQSVVYNAEEATTMRSLLLHPDWKSVQIVVFIMGCFTLCWLPYFCVAIAQLFSICQSSSMIYKTTFSLAIANSALNPIIYSWKNSGFRRAYAQTLCCRTARQCEDQLPADSKHRMEATSSSTGYQLEIKPKATK, via the exons ATGTCATTTTCCAGCACCTCATCGCCCGCCTGGGATTATCGAAGCTCTCCGGCACCGTTGGATCTAGGTGTAACCATCCTGTGGGAAAATGAACAGCGAAATGCAACGGCCACGGCACTAAGTCTTCAGACAACCAGCCTGGGTCCCGGTCATCTCCTCTGGCTGGTCATCAATGCCCTCCTGTTCGCCCTCATCCTGGGCGGCAACATCCTGACCATTGTGGCGGTGCGCACCTGCCGCCACCTGCGATCGGTCATCTCCAACCTGTTTATCCTCTCGCTGGCAGTCTCCGATTTCTGTGTGGGACTGGCTCTGCCCTACCACCTGGTCTTCTACATGGGCTCAGACATTGGCGCCATGAGAGCTCCCTGCCTGCTGCGCTTCTTCCTGCTCATCTGCGCCTGCTGCGTTTCCATGCTGACCCTGATCTCCATTGCGGTGGATCGGTATATAGCAGTGGTTTATGCCCTGCACTACAGAAG ATACATGACTCGTCGGGTTGCCTATAGCATCATCATATCCAATTGGTGCCTGGGTGCTGTGGTGGCCCTGATTCCCGTGTTCTGGAATCGATGGCCCGAGGCGCAGGCTTGTGAGTTCGATGAAGTCCTCTCGCCCGGTTACATAGCCGGGGTGATCACGCCGGGCTTTGTGATCATCTGGATCTGCATGTTCCTTGTTTACTGGCGGATCATGCGCGAGGCATCCAAGCAGGCACAGCGATTGCGCCAGTCGGTGGTCTACAACGCGGAGGAGGCCACCACCATGAGGAGTCTGCTGCTCCATCCGGATTGGAAGAGTGTCCAGATCGTGGTCTTCATCATGGGCTGCTTCACACTCTGCTGGCTGCCGTATTTCTGCGTGGCCATTGCCCAGCTTTTCAGCATATGCCAGAGCAGCTCGATGATCTACAAAACGACGTTCTCGCTGGCCATTGCCAACTCTGCCCTGAATCCGATCATCTACTCATGGAAGAACTCCGGCTTCCGGCGGGCCTATGCCCAGACACTGTGCTGCCGGACAGCGAGGCAGTGCGAGGATCAGTTGCCGGCGGACAGCAAGCACCGCATGGAGgccacctcctcctccacgGGCTACCAGCTGGAGATCAAGCCGAAGGCCACGAAGTGA